Proteins encoded by one window of Streptomyces uncialis:
- a CDS encoding VOC family protein — protein sequence MSPVNSVDPSNPGNPVGPAHQVGSASPDGVTAPVSSSAPGATRPRVALSTVVLECSDADELAAFYQRLLGWEVERQEPDWVKLRAPGRGDGSGGTGIALQSDDTYVPPVWPGVPGAQQMMAHLDFEVADLAAATAYAVASGAALATHQAAADTRVLFDPAGHPFCLWTKEGTGSDADTNRETGR from the coding sequence ATGAGCCCCGTGAACTCTGTGGATCCCAGCAACCCCGGCAACCCCGTCGGCCCCGCCCACCAGGTGGGTTCCGCGAGCCCAGACGGGGTGACGGCCCCCGTGTCCTCCTCGGCGCCCGGGGCCACGCGCCCGCGCGTGGCCCTGTCCACGGTCGTCCTGGAGTGTTCCGACGCCGATGAGCTGGCCGCGTTCTACCAGCGGCTGCTCGGCTGGGAGGTCGAGCGGCAGGAACCTGACTGGGTGAAGCTGCGGGCACCCGGGCGGGGGGACGGCTCCGGGGGTACGGGGATCGCGTTGCAGTCGGACGACACCTACGTACCGCCCGTCTGGCCCGGGGTGCCCGGCGCCCAGCAGATGATGGCCCATCTCGACTTCGAGGTGGCCGACTTGGCGGCGGCGACCGCGTACGCCGTCGCGTCGGGCGCCGCACTCGCCACCCACCAGGCGGCGGCCGACACCCGGGTCCTCTTCGACCCGGCCGGACACCCGTTCTGCCTGTGGACGAAGGAGGGGACGGGGTCAGACGCGGACACGAACAGGGAGACCGGGCGGTGA
- a CDS encoding serine hydrolase domain-containing protein: protein MKATVKTSRARLITAVALASTFAATALVPAAVAAPRPLPMDAVTSADGRPTSRQLQREAARVLAEGGFVGVSVRVRDGARTLHAQAGEAELGTGRPVPRGAEFRMASVTKPFVATVVLQLVAEGRLSLDDTVERWLPGVVSGNGNDGSRITVRHLLQHTSGVHNYSPEDDTGSTAADFERTRFDHWDPEQLVAGAMRRAPDFYPVPDPVPVPPEGPKPAWNYSNPGYVLAGMIIKKVTGRTWAEEVRDRVIRPLGLTGTYAPGDNPHLKRPHAHTYHLFPGSVTRTDTTTRNISAADAAAALVGTERDVDRFFTALLDGRLLPPAQLAEMRGTVPVSERHDEGFPGMRYGLGLMRQPLTCDDHTWGHAGSHEGGAVSTGFIESGRRSVVVVASGTGGSPEQLLAGERAVRGLVDRTLCAGTGAGTR from the coding sequence ATGAAGGCAACAGTGAAGACCTCCCGGGCCCGGCTCATCACCGCCGTCGCGCTCGCCTCCACCTTCGCGGCCACGGCCCTCGTGCCCGCCGCGGTGGCCGCTCCCCGTCCGTTACCCATGGACGCCGTGACCTCCGCGGACGGCCGTCCCACCTCACGGCAGCTCCAGCGCGAGGCGGCCCGCGTCCTCGCGGAAGGCGGGTTCGTCGGCGTCTCGGTGCGGGTGCGCGACGGCGCCCGCACCCTGCACGCCCAGGCGGGCGAGGCCGAGCTGGGCACCGGCCGTCCCGTGCCGCGCGGGGCGGAGTTCAGGATGGCCAGCGTCACCAAGCCGTTCGTGGCGACCGTGGTGCTGCAACTCGTCGCCGAGGGCCGGCTGTCCCTGGACGACACCGTCGAGCGCTGGCTGCCGGGTGTGGTGAGCGGCAACGGCAACGACGGCAGCCGCATCACCGTCAGACATCTGCTCCAGCACACCAGCGGCGTCCACAACTACAGCCCCGAGGACGACACCGGGAGCACCGCCGCCGATTTCGAACGGACCAGGTTCGACCACTGGGACCCCGAGCAGCTGGTGGCCGGGGCGATGCGCCGGGCGCCGGACTTCTATCCCGTCCCCGATCCCGTTCCCGTACCGCCCGAAGGCCCCAAGCCCGCCTGGAACTACTCCAACCCCGGTTACGTCCTCGCCGGGATGATCATCAAGAAGGTCACCGGGCGGACCTGGGCCGAGGAGGTGCGCGACCGCGTCATCCGCCCGCTGGGTCTGACCGGCACCTACGCCCCCGGCGACAACCCCCACCTGAAGCGGCCGCACGCGCACACCTACCATCTCTTCCCCGGCTCGGTCACGCGGACGGACACCACGACCAGGAACATCTCCGCGGCGGACGCGGCCGCCGCCCTGGTCGGCACCGAACGCGACGTGGACCGCTTCTTCACCGCCCTTCTCGACGGACGCCTGCTGCCTCCCGCCCAGCTCGCGGAGATGCGCGGGACGGTGCCCGTCAGCGAGCGCCACGACGAGGGCTTTCCCGGTATGCGGTACGGCCTGGGGCTGATGCGCCAGCCGCTGACCTGCGACGACCACACCTGGGGTCACGCGGGGAGTCATGAGGGGGGCGCCGTGAGCACCGGCTTCATCGAGAGCGGACGCCGCTCGGTCGTCGTCGTCGCCAGCGGAACGGGCGGCAGCCCCGAGCAGTTGCTCGCGGGCGAGCGGGCGGTACGCGGTCTCGTGGACCGCACCCTGTGCGCCGGTACGGGCGCCGGTACCCGCTGA
- a CDS encoding GntR family transcriptional regulator, with the protein MEYGPDDEIERDAPEPPFHQLAGILRARIARGDWKPRRPISSETRLCEEFGLSRPTVRRAIAVLVSEDRLFVVPQRGTYVTERSTQSEGTGGG; encoded by the coding sequence ATGGAATACGGCCCTGATGACGAGATCGAGCGGGACGCGCCCGAGCCCCCGTTCCACCAGCTCGCGGGCATCCTGCGGGCACGTATCGCGCGGGGTGACTGGAAGCCGCGTCGCCCGATCTCCTCCGAGACCCGCTTGTGCGAAGAGTTCGGACTGTCCCGCCCGACCGTGCGCAGGGCCATCGCCGTCCTGGTCTCCGAGGACCGGCTGTTCGTCGTCCCGCAGCGGGGCACCTACGTCACAGAACGGAGCACTCAGAGCGAGGGCACCGGCGGCGGGTAG
- a CDS encoding helix-turn-helix domain-containing protein has product MGAIIEVPGPGANVARLRKARGWGQDRLAAAAGVSKSQLGKVERGERTLTQGVAASIARVMGLSLEEVLGSVPVSPNSEESLKSLQAAVRRFDLPGDTEAGEAELRNALKEMVDLRGAANLAEVLKKLPDLLSGVQAYANSTGTAEAWAMVSQAYSAVYWLAARHRWMILADLAVTKQKIAAQQADSISLAIAARDEAGVHLNHGDFMDGLAVVDRAIVQVESATTGHERAYALGMLHLRGLTLAGRAKERRTADAHINRAWNLSEEFDHELNRYGIHFGPENTAVHVIATSGDLNRHEDAIATMGDLSGKKGITLPATRISPLHMNIARSNLALGNRDSALEHLEKAWTLAPQLAKVHPTSQELLRVLTSHHKRSNPRLTKLAKLANIQF; this is encoded by the coding sequence ATGGGAGCGATCATCGAAGTCCCCGGACCAGGGGCCAACGTCGCCCGGCTGCGCAAGGCCCGGGGCTGGGGCCAGGACCGGTTGGCAGCCGCGGCCGGTGTGTCCAAGTCCCAACTCGGCAAGGTCGAGCGAGGAGAACGAACTCTTACCCAGGGAGTCGCGGCCTCGATCGCAAGGGTCATGGGCCTTTCGCTGGAGGAGGTTCTGGGTTCTGTACCCGTTTCCCCGAATTCGGAAGAGTCGCTGAAGTCGCTCCAGGCCGCTGTACGACGTTTTGACCTCCCCGGGGACACGGAGGCCGGCGAAGCCGAGTTGAGGAACGCCCTGAAGGAAATGGTGGATCTTCGCGGTGCCGCGAATTTAGCGGAAGTCCTCAAGAAGCTGCCTGATCTTCTTTCGGGGGTCCAGGCATACGCCAACTCCACCGGAACGGCGGAAGCGTGGGCCATGGTTTCGCAAGCCTACTCCGCTGTCTATTGGCTGGCCGCCAGGCATCGATGGATGATACTTGCCGACCTGGCAGTGACCAAACAGAAAATCGCAGCACAGCAAGCGGACTCGATCAGCCTTGCCATCGCGGCACGCGATGAAGCAGGGGTGCACCTCAATCACGGCGATTTCATGGACGGGCTGGCCGTCGTGGACCGCGCCATTGTGCAAGTCGAATCTGCCACCACCGGTCACGAACGAGCGTACGCGCTTGGCATGCTCCACCTTCGAGGTCTGACCCTCGCGGGCCGCGCCAAGGAGAGGCGGACCGCCGACGCGCATATCAACAGGGCATGGAACCTCTCCGAGGAATTCGATCACGAATTGAATCGATACGGTATCCACTTCGGGCCGGAGAACACCGCCGTGCATGTGATTGCCACATCGGGTGACCTCAACCGCCACGAGGACGCGATCGCCACCATGGGTGACCTGAGCGGCAAGAAGGGAATCACACTTCCGGCCACCAGGATCAGCCCTCTCCATATGAACATCGCCCGGTCCAATCTGGCGCTCGGGAACCGCGATTCCGCGTTGGAGCACCTGGAGAAAGCCTGGACGCTGGCACCGCAATTGGCGAAGGTCCACCCAACCTCCCAAGAATTGTTGCGCGTCCTCACGAGTCACCACAAGCGCAGCAATCCACGACTGACCAAGCTGGCGAAATTGGCGAACATCCAGTTCTGA
- a CDS encoding transcriptional regulator, which translates to MDPVRRNLLSAGLFSVAVKIPDWRDAVDRIALARSGEVRRIGEGEISMVISMTQHFSDLDYQFGGRNTRPVAAAFLVNTVAPYLTAEGSDSVRDRMLSAASDLCYLTGYMAVDEGQQGLGQRYYLKAMELARSANDRNAHSLALHGMSSQALQLGHHRTALRLTSAAMADGRQMEPNMRAFLAGQRAYASALTEGSGSALPFLRKAETEIGKTESASKVVMGHYRDAVLEFDIAQVKYGLNDTAGSVESLKRYTAMQDRRHRRRAVLDGATLAERQLEIGHLEAACSTWDQMMTDYPYVQSGRADQRVISMVSSLKPFLKNSVARDLYERAREAVRRRIPPGNK; encoded by the coding sequence ATGGACCCGGTCCGACGCAACTTGCTCAGTGCGGGGCTTTTCTCCGTCGCCGTAAAGATCCCCGACTGGCGGGACGCCGTGGACAGGATCGCTCTGGCGCGGTCCGGTGAGGTGCGGCGGATCGGAGAAGGGGAGATCTCCATGGTCATCTCCATGACGCAGCATTTTTCCGATCTCGACTACCAGTTCGGCGGACGAAACACACGTCCCGTGGCAGCGGCTTTTCTTGTGAACACAGTCGCCCCATACCTGACTGCGGAAGGGTCTGATTCCGTACGCGACAGGATGCTGTCTGCCGCTTCCGATCTCTGTTATCTCACCGGCTACATGGCCGTCGATGAAGGGCAGCAGGGCTTGGGGCAGCGGTACTACCTGAAGGCAATGGAACTGGCCAGGTCCGCCAACGACAGGAACGCGCATTCCCTCGCGCTGCACGGGATGAGTTCCCAGGCACTTCAGCTCGGACACCACAGAACAGCGCTCCGCCTGACGTCGGCCGCCATGGCTGACGGACGTCAGATGGAGCCCAACATGCGAGCGTTCCTTGCCGGGCAGCGCGCTTACGCCAGCGCCTTGACGGAGGGGTCAGGTTCGGCGCTGCCGTTCCTCCGGAAGGCCGAGACGGAGATAGGGAAGACGGAGTCCGCGAGCAAGGTGGTCATGGGGCACTACAGGGATGCCGTACTAGAATTCGACATCGCACAGGTGAAGTACGGGCTGAACGACACCGCCGGTTCCGTGGAATCGCTGAAGCGGTACACAGCCATGCAAGATCGAAGGCATCGCCGCCGAGCGGTCCTCGACGGCGCGACGCTGGCGGAGCGGCAACTGGAGATCGGACATCTGGAGGCTGCTTGCTCCACCTGGGACCAGATGATGACCGATTACCCGTACGTTCAGTCAGGCCGCGCCGACCAGAGGGTCATTTCCATGGTGAGCTCGCTCAAGCCGTTCCTGAAGAACTCCGTCGCTCGGGACCTCTATGAGCGGGCACGGGAAGCGGTGCGGCGACGCATCCCGCCCGGGAACAAGTAG
- a CDS encoding transcriptional regulator: MTVDEFDALLAREGDGDGFDALELARRVSAGDAGKETLSRLEDSFDKLAVRYPGSPPQELLERVRGHSADVTRLMDARMTLAEQRRLHVVGGWFQLLAATLHIDLNQEHAATASLRTADTLARHAEHSEIRSWCHETDAWRVLTDGVYGRAVDLSQAAQELAPAGSSVAIQATAQEGRARARLGDRKGAYAAIDRVQRMSATLEPLKNAEHHYQYEPGKALAYTATTLAWIGDPAAESYAREVIAGLAPTGDVQKWPRRVASANIDLALALLVDDRPDEACDAVQRAILSGRVVPSNHWRALEVVRAVEARKLPEAPDLREAYQGMRSSGADRSRQRRLT; encoded by the coding sequence GTGACGGTGGACGAGTTCGACGCACTCCTGGCCCGCGAAGGCGACGGCGACGGATTCGATGCCCTTGAGCTGGCGCGGCGGGTGTCGGCCGGCGACGCCGGGAAGGAGACTCTGAGCCGACTGGAGGACTCGTTCGACAAGTTGGCCGTGCGATACCCGGGCTCTCCACCTCAAGAACTACTGGAACGAGTGCGCGGGCATTCCGCCGATGTGACTCGTCTGATGGACGCACGTATGACGTTGGCGGAACAGCGACGTCTCCACGTGGTCGGAGGCTGGTTCCAACTGCTCGCGGCCACCCTGCACATCGACCTGAACCAGGAACACGCGGCCACCGCCAGTCTGCGGACGGCGGACACCCTCGCGCGCCATGCCGAGCACTCCGAGATCCGCTCCTGGTGCCACGAGACGGACGCTTGGCGGGTCCTTACGGACGGTGTGTACGGGCGGGCAGTCGATCTGTCGCAGGCCGCACAGGAGTTGGCTCCAGCAGGCAGCTCCGTCGCGATTCAGGCGACCGCCCAGGAGGGGAGGGCGAGAGCGCGCTTGGGTGACCGGAAAGGCGCGTATGCCGCCATAGACAGGGTTCAGCGCATGTCGGCCACTCTGGAACCGCTGAAGAACGCTGAGCACCACTATCAGTACGAGCCCGGAAAGGCCCTCGCGTACACGGCGACCACACTGGCCTGGATCGGTGACCCCGCCGCGGAATCGTACGCGCGAGAAGTGATCGCCGGACTCGCGCCCACCGGTGACGTCCAGAAGTGGCCCCGCCGAGTCGCGTCGGCCAACATCGACCTGGCTTTGGCACTGCTCGTCGACGACCGGCCGGACGAAGCGTGCGACGCGGTCCAGCGGGCGATACTGTCCGGCCGCGTCGTTCCCTCGAACCACTGGCGGGCGCTGGAAGTGGTCAGGGCGGTGGAAGCCCGGAAGCTGCCGGAAGCCCCTGATCTGCGCGAGGCGTATCAGGGTATGCGCTCGTCGGGAGCGGATCGCAGCCGGCAGAGACGATTGACCTAG